CGAAAGCAAGCCCCTTCTCATAGTATTGCCGGTCAAAATCGTTGGGCGACTGGCGGAACATTTGCACGCCCAGCACCACTATAAAAGTTATGAAAGCACCCATGCCCAGCACAAGTCCCTTTCCCCAGTTTAGCTTAATCTTCTTCATCGTCGTATGGTCCTATGAAAGTTGTGCTTATGGAATTCAATACCTTACCATGGTCCACCACATTCAATTTAATGTTTGTTTTGGCTGCGTGTATTTGCTTGACCGGCAGCATCAGGAAAAAGACAGCTTTTGTCGAACTTTCCTTACCGAGCGTACCAGGCGCCTGTATGTACTTTACTTTTACCGAAGGGTCGGCAGGTACCAATTGAACGTCCTGCAATTTGTCGGTTTTATTAATGATATCAGCGTTGTAAATATTACTGATATAATGCCCGGGCTGTTCCTGGTAAAGCATCCCGCCCGTGCGCAGAACAGTTACGTCGATGTCCTTGCGCTGGTAGATAAAATAAGCCAGCACCCCAAACAGCACAGCTATGATGACACTATACGCTTTCATGCGACCGGTGAAAGTAGGTTTCTTATTTTCCCTGATCATTTCTTCAGAGTAGAAGCCGATCAGGTTCATATCGCGGTGTATCTTTTCCATTACCTGGTTACAGGCGTCGATACACATGGTACAATTTACACATTCAAGCTGTGCTCCCTTCCTGATGTCGATGCCCGTGGGGCACACATCAACACACAAGCCGCAGTCCACGCAATCGCCTTTCGGAGTTGGATCTTTGCGCGACAGTTTGCCACGGGGCTCTCCACGCGTGTAATTGTAAGCCACCAATAACG
Above is a window of Mucilaginibacter ginsenosidivorans DNA encoding:
- the ccoG gene encoding cytochrome c oxidase accessory protein CcoG: MLDTDISEQPQTTGKGKRRWMYPVIRKGKFYQYRNWLSYVYLILFFAGPFLRINGHPLLLLNVMERHFVLLGQTFWPQDFFLFVLAMLAFVVCIVFFTMAFGRVFCGWICPQTIFMEMVFRKIEIWIEGDAKKRRKLDEGPATREKIIKKTSKHFIFVVLSFLIANTFLAYLIGSENLLKIMTEPVTQHVIGFISIWVFTIAFYLVYSRVRELVCTVLCPYGRLQGVLTDKHTLLVAYNYTRGEPRGKLSRKDPTPKGDCVDCGLCVDVCPTGIDIRKGAQLECVNCTMCIDACNQVMEKIHRDMNLIGFYSEEMIRENKKPTFTGRMKAYSVIIAVLFGVLAYFIYQRKDIDVTVLRTGGMLYQEQPGHYISNIYNADIINKTDKLQDVQLVPADPSVKVKYIQAPGTLGKESSTKAVFFLMLPVKQIHAAKTNIKLNVVDHGKVLNSISTTFIGPYDDEED